One Rickettsia canadensis str. McKiel genomic window, CCTTGGAATTCCATCATTAGAAAAACACTTTTATCGATTATGTTTACATGCTACACATAAAAATAGATTAAAGGAAAATACATTATTTACTAATAATCTTAGAAAATTTTGGAGTTATTTTAAACACAACACTGAATCTATAAATATAATTTAGCATACTACTTGATTATTTATAGAGTAGATTATTTTGGTAGCAATTGAAATACTTTATGCTTTAGGTTAATTCTATTAAACGTATATATTACATGAATTTCATTGTTATCAGGACTCATAATAATAGCAGGATATGAATATTCTTCAGACAGGATGTTACTATATTCTATATCCCCTTCAGGATAGATAGAATTTCTAATAGTGATAGGGCGCCAATTCAACCCCTCATCATAGGATGTAGCTACACTTAATATATTTCGTGATTTATGATTATTGATTACTCGATTATATGCAAGTAGCAATACGTCACTACTTAAATTAATAGTATCAATAGCACTATCAGGATTTAATAAATTTACTGGTTCTAAATTACTCCAATATATTCCTTTATTTATAGATATTGATCTGTGTATGTAAGTAGAAATTAAGGAATCAGTTTTTCTAGGTCTTACTAACATTATGATTTTATTTGGTAAATTACTACTAACTAAAGTTGGTTGTATAAAACCTCTGTAACCTTTTTGAAAAATTTGAGGGTTGAATGGTAATATAGGATTACTTAAATTCCATGTATGTAAATCTGATGAATATTCTATATATGAAAAGTCATCAATACAACTTTCTCGAGAACATGGAGATAAAATATTATTTTCATAAATTAGTGGTTTATTACGTGCTGGTCCTAGAATACCATGTAATAGTTCTGGTTTTTGCCATGTTAATCCTCGATCATAAGAACGAGATAGTATTCCACTCCATGTTCTTGGATAAGGTCCGATTTTACTAAAAATTAGCAACTGATTATTAAAGAAAGTTATTACTGGATTTCCACAACTGATTATCCCATTATCTTGTTTAAGAGGAATATGATGATCACGAAAATATTGCGGTGAAATAATTCTTTCTGGAGTAGTCCATTGATAATGATTTTTCTTTTTAAATCCTAAACTAATCCAAATACTGTTATTTTCTTCTGACTTACCTGATTCAGATTGTGTTTTACCAAAAAATGATATTATTAATTTTTGATCGTCAAAAGCAAATATGGTTGCAGCATGAACATCTTTTAGATCTGAATTATTTAAAATAAATTCTTCTATTTTTGTTTCTAAAATAAACATGATGTTTTATTTTTTTTCTAAATTATTGAAATAATTTAATCCAAGTGTAAATCCTATTATTATTGGGAATAGTATAATTTGCATTCCCCAATGGCTAAAATATTTTGTTAAATATACAAGACCAAAAGATATAATAATATTCATGGAAACAGTCGATAAAGCAAAAATTATACTTGCTGTTCTAAAGCGTTTAAAAACTGGAAAATGTTTTAGAAAAATTGGCATAGCTGGATTTGCACTAAGAAAAAATAACATTACAAATGATTGAATTAAGAATAAATGAACAGAAGTAGTAATATTATTTAGTAAATAAGGACAAATGAGAGCAAAAATAAAAAATATTACTAATTTAATCTTAAGAATTCTTAATGGGTATATAATATAACTTAAATAAGTTAATATTAAATAAGCACAAAAATTTACTATTGCTACAATAAAATTGTTATGAATAACTGCTTCTGCTGTAAAATTAAAAGAATTTTTTAAAATTTCACCACAATAAATATAAGTAAAATAAAAACATATTGGCCAACCACATGATATTAATAATAAAAAGAAGAATGTTTTTAGATTGACCCTTTCATTGTAAATAAGATTATCTTTTAATGGATTATCTGTAGTTTTTTGTATTAAAGTGATATTTTTCTTAACACGACGTTTTGCATCAGCAAATTCAGGAGTTTCCCGTAAAGCAGTTCTGGCAACTGCTCCAACAATTGCTATTATAGTTCCAAGCCAAAACGCTATACGCCAATTAAATCCAAATGAGGTGACTAAAGATGCAACAGCTAAGGCTATCATTCCTCCTAAATTAGCAAATACTGATGTCATTAAAACAATAGGATATTGTATAGGAGGTTTTGTTATTTCTAGTAAGTATAGTTGTGCTCCAACTATTTCACCCATAGAAGATAGACCTTGAATAATACGGCATGTTATAACTATCACAGTAGCAATGAGTCCTTTTTCAGCATAAGTTGGGACAAGGGCCATTGCAAGACACGAAGACGACATTAAGAATGTAGTAATAATTACAGTTGCTTTACGACCAATTATGTCACCAACTAAGCCAAAAATTATGGCTCCAACAGGCCTCATCACATAAGTAGAACAAAATGCAAAAGCAGAGTAAATAGCTTGAGTATGCGGGTCTGCCTTAGGAAAAAATAATTCATTCAGTAAAACTGTCATATGAACATATAGCATCAGATCAAAATATTCTAAAAATGTTCCAATTGATAATAATCCTACAGCTTTTTTTTGTTCTGTTGTTAATGAAGTAAATGTTCCTTCATTATGTTTAGTATATTCTATCATTACTTGACCGTTTTAAATACCATATAATAGTATCAGATGATATACAATTTATCTACTCTTAAATATTAAAAATTTTTATATATGATATTAATATTAAATTATCTTAATTCGTGATTATCAAAAATATTTTTGCCGATTTGAGTCCATTGATCTTGTATACTTGGGTTTTCAGTCAATTCACTTTGCAGAGAAACCAAAGCTCCAAGTAAGCTACTAGT contains:
- a CDS encoding exo-alpha-sialidase gives rise to the protein MFILETKIEEFILNNSDLKDVHAATIFAFDDQKLIISFFGKTQSESGKSEENNSIWISLGFKKKNHYQWTTPERIISPQYFRDHHIPLKQDNGIISCGNPVITFFNNQLLIFSKIGPYPRTWSGILSRSYDRGLTWQKPELLHGILGPARNKPLIYENNILSPCSRESCIDDFSYIEYSSDLHTWNLSNPILPFNPQIFQKGYRGFIQPTLVSSNLPNKIIMLVRPRKTDSLISTYIHRSISINKGIYWSNLEPVNLLNPDSAIDTINLSSDVLLLAYNRVINNHKSRNILSVATSYDEGLNWRPITIRNSIYPEGDIEYSNILSEEYSYPAIIMSPDNNEIHVIYTFNRINLKHKVFQLLPK
- a CDS encoding MFS transporter, with the protein product MIEYTKHNEGTFTSLTTEQKKAVGLLSIGTFLEYFDLMLYVHMTVLLNELFFPKADPHTQAIYSAFAFCSTYVMRPVGAIIFGLVGDIIGRKATVIITTFLMSSSCLAMALVPTYAEKGLIATVIVITCRIIQGLSSMGEIVGAQLYLLEITKPPIQYPIVLMTSVFANLGGMIALAVASLVTSFGFNWRIAFWLGTIIAIVGAVARTALRETPEFADAKRRVKKNITLIQKTTDNPLKDNLIYNERVNLKTFFFLLLISCGWPICFYFTYIYCGEILKNSFNFTAEAVIHNNFIVAIVNFCAYLILTYLSYIIYPLRILKIKLVIFFIFALICPYLLNNITTSVHLFLIQSFVMLFFLSANPAMPIFLKHFPVFKRFRTASIIFALSTVSMNIIISFGLVYLTKYFSHWGMQIILFPIIIGFTLGLNYFNNLEKK